The Micromonospora siamensis genome contains the following window.
CCAGGGCCTCGGTACGCGTCTCGCCGACGATGATCACCTTGGCCAGCAGCGAGTCGAAGTTGCCGCCGATCACGTCACCGGCCGAGATGCCGGTGTCGACCCGGACGCCGGGGCCGCTGGGCAGCCGCAGCGCGGTGACCGTGCCCGGGGCGGGCAGGAAGTTGCGGCCCGGGTCCTCGCCGTTGATCCGGAACTCGATGGCGTGCCCGCGCGGCGTCGGGTCCTCGGTGATCCGCAGCTTGTCGCCGTCGGCGATCCGGAACTGCTCGCGGACCAGGTCGATGCCGGCGGTCTCCTCGGTGACCGGGTGCTCGACCTGGAGCCGGGTGTTGACCTCCAGGAAGGAGATGGTGCCGTCCGCGCCGACCAGGTACTCGACCGTGCCGGCGCCGTGGTAGCCGGCCTCCCGGCAGATCGCCTTGGCGCTGTCGTGGATCTGGGCGCGCTGGGCGTCGGTGAGGAACGGCGCGGGGGCCTCCTCGACCAGCTTCTGGTGCCGGCGCTGCAACGAGCAGTCCCGGGTGCCGACCACGATCACGTTGCCGTGCTGGTCGGCGAGGACCTGCGCCTCGACGTGGCGCGGCTTGTCCAGGTAGCGCTCGACGAAGCACTCACCCCGGCCGAACGCGGCGACCGCCTCGCGGGTGGCCGACTCGAACAGGTGCGGGATCTCCTCCATCGTGCGGGCCACCTTGAGGCCGCGCCCGCCGCCGCCGAAGGCCGCCTTGATCGCGACCGGCAGGCCGTGGTCCACGGCGAACGCGATCACCTCGTCGGCACCGCCGACCGGGTCCGGCGTGCCGGGGACCAGCGGGGCGCCGGCGCGCTGGGCGATGTGCCGGGCGGTCACCTTGTCGCCGAGGTCGCGGATCGCCTGCGGCGTGG
Protein-coding sequences here:
- a CDS encoding acetyl/propionyl/methylcrotonyl-CoA carboxylase subunit alpha, whose amino-acid sequence is MRKVLIANRGEIAVRVIRACRDAGLASVAVYADSDRDALHATLADEAYALGGDTAADSYLRIDKLIDVAAKAGADAVHPGYGFLSENADFAQAVIDAGLTWIGPTPQAIRDLGDKVTARHIAQRAGAPLVPGTPDPVGGADEVIAFAVDHGLPVAIKAAFGGGGRGLKVARTMEEIPHLFESATREAVAAFGRGECFVERYLDKPRHVEAQVLADQHGNVIVVGTRDCSLQRRHQKLVEEAPAPFLTDAQRAQIHDSAKAICREAGYHGAGTVEYLVGADGTISFLEVNTRLQVEHPVTEETAGIDLVREQFRIADGDKLRITEDPTPRGHAIEFRINGEDPGRNFLPAPGTVTALRLPSGPGVRVDTGISAGDVIGGNFDSLLAKVIIVGETRTEALERARRALDEMVVDGMATALPFHRLVVRDEAFTAEPFTVHTRWIETEFDNTVPAFTATPGAAEGPAERETVVVEVGGKRLEVTLPAGLAAGTTTAAPAAKKPARRGGGAKAGATVGGDSLTSPMQGTIVKIAVADGDTVAEGDLVVVLEAMKMEQPLHAHKAGTVSGLSAAVGATIGAGAAICTIA